Genomic segment of Odontesthes bonariensis isolate fOdoBon6 chromosome 10, fOdoBon6.hap1, whole genome shotgun sequence:
CACTGTAATGCAAAACATGTAAATAATATATGTATTACACTGATTTGTGTCACAATATGAAGATACAGCAGAGAGGAAATGTTCTCACCCtgatatatttgatatatttgggTGATTTCGTCACTTGGAAGAGCTGAGAAGATACTTATAGCTCTCTATCATGTGGGCACAGAcagaaatgaggccatgacccCGTTTAAGATCAGAACACAGCTGCACAAATGTTAGATGTGCATAATGTAGAGCAGAGAATGGGGCAGAAGAAACTGTATATAACTGTATGTAGCGCTTCACCAATaaacttttgtgttttttacaaATCACATACAACATGATGTAAGTATCTGTATTTATTTCAGTGGTTAAACATTTACAGAAGGGTGCAGAAGCCCAGTGAACATCCAGTGTATGACAGCATTTATATTCATTGTGGCATCAGAATTAAAACCGACTGCAAAGTTTACGCCTATGAAATGTAATAGTATCTGTAAAATCTTTGTTCATATAAATTACACTCTTAAATGAACCACTTTCTACTCTTTATACATGAAGCCATCTAcagtaaaatacatttacatcagaatctagaggaatataaatatacacgctgcagcagcaaccatTTAAATTACAACTAACAACTTATCTATAAAAAAACTGTAGGGTCATAAACATGTCATGTGCCACTGGAAGAGTTTACACTTTAATGATGATTATAGTGGTCCATTAACAGCGGGTCTCAGCTCAGTTACACTGCGCTTTCAATCATTTGGGGATTTTCACACTGACCAAGTGAAACTAGGCGAATGACGATGACCTAAAAGTGATTAGTGCTTAGCATGTGAGGGCACTGTTTCATTCTGTTATTAGtataacaaaacatttttcaacTGGTGCTAAACTGGGACAAAAGTTTAGAAATTAGTTTGTGTGAAGTAGAATATGCATATTTCCCACACAGGTGGTTAATGTAAATTTGCCAAAAAAGGTATGTTTGTCATGCTCTCTGCTTTAAAGGGCACAGAGtgtgatttattttcttctgttcACAATCAGAAAATGTCCTGAAAAGTGAAATATGTTTCCGCTTTCTGTGGTTACCGTCAACCAACTGTTGTGACCTATAATGTGGATgtaaatcttttaaaaacaggcaagcTCAAAAGTCTGACAGACTCACAAATGTTCTAAGCAGGTGTGCACTGTAGTTTTGTAGTTCCCCATCAAATTATACTGAAACAAAATAGTGCATGGGTTGAGGACTATTTTAAGCAAACTGATAGATGTTTGGAGCTCTGGTTAATATTTACGAAGTTGGATGATGTGAGTGAGACTAACTCAGAGGAACTACTCATACTGCTGATAATAGAGAAACATGTCACTCTGGAAGTCAATCATAAATTATAGATTTTAATAACAGTTTTTGAACACATAATAACAGAGAGGGATAAATTATGTCAGGATTTTGTCAAATGACCAGAAATAAGTAATGCACCACTGGATGGATTCaatcatggaaaaaaaatgtaatcagaTTTTAATTTCCTCTCACACCACTGCAGACAGTTTTAAGGAGATTCTCGCCTATTTTGGAAATGGCATCCTTCTATTGTTTTCTTTAACTTGTTGTCAGACTTTCAAATGAAATTGAAAGCCTGTTCAACTTAAAACTTCAGTGTAGCAAAACTGTTAAAAATGTTCTGGATGTGGACTTTTGTCTACAGACTCTTACTggttaaaaacctctttaaactaAAATGTGATATTAGCATTAAAAGCCTTGCACTCTCTAGCTTGCTAAAGGAAACTGCTGAGTTTAGAAACCATGCAAAGAATGATGAAACCTGTTGGCTTGTTTTAGCACCTGCACGCTACACACCAGCCCCACATCCAtctaaaattaaaacaaaaatcccGAAGCTTAAAAACGCTGAAATGCACATTTGCCACGTGGAGTCTTTGCAGTAAAAAAATGTTAatcctcccctttcagtttctgTGTGACACATTTTATGCGGATATTTTCTCGGAGGTTGCGGAGGCGCGCACTGCGACTTGTGATTTCCTCCACGTAGGATTTGGGGAACCAGCCCCGCTCCCCGTCCGACAGTCTGAtgccctccacccagcctggtGAAACACATTAGCCCTTAGATATCAAACCCACAACTACACATCTTATAAACATAAGCTGCTTTGATTAAGTTTGGAATGTAGTTTATCTGAAAAGTAAAATTTTTCCAAACTCTTACCATCACTTGTGATGGTTTTAGCATGAAGAATGTCGGCTTTTTCCAGCGTTAACTCATCGTGCTCTTGGGCCTGGTAGCTTTTGATGCACTGAACCTGGGATATATCTGCAAGAAGAAGAGATTAGAAGAAGCTTGGATGAGAGGGTTGAGAGGTTTACACTGATTAATTGTGCACCTGTGATCTCTACTGACCCTCATTTTCACTGGCTTGCTCAATGTCTTCAAGTGGGTCAGATGGGAACATTGCAGTGATCCACCTCTGCTTGCTGCTCCTTGATGGACACAGAACCAACAAGGGCAGTTAGAGTGACCTGAAGAATCACTGTTGACAAGTGATTTGACAGAGTTACTCACTCAGTGTGTGATTTGAGCAGGATCTGATGTTTCAGGTGCTGCCcttcacacagctgcaggtggaAGATGAAGCCTGAGATACCCTGCAGCTTCTGACTGAGATCCTTCACTTTCAACTCTCCAATCTTGGCATGTACAAACACCATGAACTTCCAAGTACTGGAAAGGAAAGAGATGTCATTTTACACATTTTAGCAATTACATTGCTAGGTATTTCACATTTATGACATTGAACCTCTGAAGCCATAtcttgtcattttttaaaacgCTTTTGTATTAGCGTTTGTATCTGCATCGTTGCTCCTGGTCTCTTTgttactgtttttttctttttctcgaAAACCTATTTTCAACATTTTGTCAAATCCATCATCCAAAGCCTGACTCAGGATCATTTAAGGAATTTATTGAGCATACATTACTCAGGTAGTGCTAATACTTCAGGGATATCTTGACCAGATACATCTCATTCAAGTTGATGCTGATGTGTACACAGGCTAAAACTTCATAAATCATATTTGGCTGCATGgatttgaatgaaaacaaatgtGTCAACCTACACAATCCAGTTTCCACTTCTCTGTATATATACATTTCAATATATGTAATATATGTCCACAAGTCTTGACCCCATTAAGACTTACAGACACATCCCTTGGACAGAAAGTATCACATGTTTTGAATGGTTTTCAAATATGTTAAATGACAAATCTGCAGTGACAGATAGTATTTTAAAAGTATTTTGTACTGTGGGCACAGAACTTACTTTTTGATTGAAAATCAAACTTACAAAATATTTCCCAATTCAAGTGAAACCAACATAAAGATTTTAATTCCCAAATTTtgatattataattttttttttaaccatttttgTTACTCTTCAAAGGCTCCTAAATTGAGTTTTACAGACGTCATTTCCTCATCTTGTCATAAGTCATAAGTCTCTGGAGATACAAAGAGTTTTCAGTCTAAACTTTCAGTCATAGTTGAAACATTTTTGGAAACAACAGAGTCCCTTCGAGGCCAAGGAGGGGTCAAATCACTGTAAAAAGCTGATTTGCTGTTCTCACTCTGTTTATTACCTCTTGTTTTTTAAAGGACTGCAaacgaaaaaaataaatgaacgaGATAAAAATGTGCAAAGAAAATCATTCAAATAAGCAAAGGAATTATATCTCGTGTTTAAAATATAATTGTaacaaacattttttaatatgtgtAACATATTTTTATTGTCTGTGGCTCAGACTCAGACTGTGGTTGTCTTATCAAAGCTCAGAAATCATCGCAGTGATCCAGGAACTTGACCAACTCTCACATGCTCACATGACAAGCAAAACAGGcattcaatctttttttttcatgtctttatATAGAGCACTATTTCAGCTTGTTGTGTTTGTATCACTCACTCCTTCCTCCTGGACAGCAGCAGGCAGTCATTGAACAAGTGGAGGTACACAGGCTTCGTGGGCAGTTTGAGCTTTGATCCAGAAATACTCATCGTCTGAGTGTCCACTTCCAACAGTTCACCATGTTTCACCAGCCAGCGGGACTGAGAGATCAGAGGAAAGATCTGCAAAAAGACAGAGTTACAGAGTATTGTAATAAATCACATCAGATACATGAACACTGACAAAAGTTCAAAAAGATAAGAACAGTCAAAATTCAGTCACCTTGCCCTCAAAGTGGATTTTCTTGTTTAAGTGGATGAGTTCCTCCATCCTCTTCATTGACTGCACACTGGAATTACATTCTTTGATGATCTAAGAGGACGCACACCAACATGGTTATTACTGTATTACTGTTATACTTGTACTCATCCAACTGGCTATTAGAGATGATAATCACCACCTTTTTTAGCTCATTGAAAGCTTTCGTAGCAGTGTCCTCATCTCGAGAGCCTGGTGTTGTCCTCTTTAAGATattctgaaaaataaagatgGTTTTGAAGATGTGTAAAGAGTAAACAATACTTTTGTCACATGTtgttgtgggaaaaaaaggaaaaaaagaaaaaaatgctgctgcaaATTGCTTAGTTAGTCCCAGTATTTCTCTTTTTGCAGCTTCGTTCGACATGGCTTTAAGTGTGACCATGAATTATGCATTGAGTGTTTAATCATGTACCTCCACCAGCATTTTAAGCCGTGTGATCCTCTGAAACGGGAGGATTAGAAAAGAGGTCAGAGGAAGTCTTTGGCAGATGGGATCCTCCTCCAAGCGGGCCAGGATGCCTGGGAAACGAGGGTTTTCGTGCCTGAGAGGACAAGGCGAGGACATTTAGAGCAACCTCTCAATGACTTTTAATGAAAGTGAATCAAAATTCCAGCGTACTTTTTAccctgagaaaaaaaatgttcagcTTACTCAAGATGAACCATCTGCAAGTTAAGTCATGCAGGTGTAACGTAACCTTTGAACACCCTCACAGGAAATGCTGGACTTCCAGCACACGACAATTGAACTTTATGCACGATGTGTGCTCAGATCTCCAATAGATGATACATTTAAAACACAGTAAAAACTATTACTCACAACATTCGCTGGTATGTCTGTTCCTGATAAGCCTGGTTGGTTACATAAGGTAAATAAACTCTTCTCAGAGCCGGACAGTGATCAAAGACAATGTCGCACACGTCAAAATGGAGAATGTCTTCCTCCAGCCTGTGTTCCAGATCCTGAAGGAACCTACAGACAATGTGTGTGGAGAAAGTACGCTTAGAGAAAGAGAGCTGGTATCTGAGGggttaaacacagacacaaaggcaATCAGCTGCACGTCACTTCACCTCTCACTGACATCTTTGACTTCAGGCAGCTTTGAGAAGAGCCACTGCTTATCCTGAGTTCCAAGACACTCAGCGAGCTCCTGGGACAACATGAAGTGGTCCACCGCAATTGTCAAACTGCGAATGTATGACGCCTCAGACGTTACCAGCTCAAACTTTGCCTTGGGTGAGAAAAACACACAGTGTTTCAAGTTCCTGGAGAGCTGGAGCAGTCAAAATGAGAATCTATAGAAACCTTAATTAGACCACGTTTATGTAACCATCAACTGAGCAAAATTAAATCAGGAGCAGTTTCTAATGTTAAGTTTTCTAAACTGCTGATAAAGATAGAAACAATATCATCCCATTGGTTATTACTTTGTGTTTGCATGGTGTAAAGGTAACATTCATGTTACATTCAAACTGCATACGACGACTAAACATAAGCATTGCTTAGCTCAAATTTTCATTATTTGTCTTAGCTGGATTTACTTGTTGGTAGGGTTTATTTTTAACAAATTCCTTGTCTGGTGTCTGAGTGAATTCTATTTACTTgatctattcatttattttcatttatttgtttatctttttatCTAATCTCTAATGAAGTGCACATTTATCTTTTCTTATATTTAATTCTATGTATGTTTATGGTCAGTTTTTCTTTACTATTTCCATTTTGAACAATTTTACTGTACTTTTATCTGCCCTTGGCATTTCCTCATAGATCTAGATATTATACTGTTTAACTCATATTCTCATTTCTATTGTCCTCTGtattgatttgtttgtttttaattacaTAAATCTATTATGTGCTTTGGGCTTGGATGTGGGTTTGAGTTGGGATCTGGTAGGGTGGGGTGGATGATTGGTTAGTATTGTTTTTTATGCTTCTTTTTACTGTTTCTACTGTGTTTAGCTTACTCAAAAAAGTGAATTGTGCTACATTCGATGGCCatgaaaaccatagccaaccCTGGCAACCCCATGGCTCCGTCCCTGTAAATGAAAAGACTCTTATTCACCTCCTGTAGTTTTCTCTCCTCGTTGCTGAAGTTGTCAAGTCGACCACTGCTTCGAACATCTGGTATGTCTTGCCACAGTGCAAAAGCAGAGCCTCGTGAGGAACGAAAGGAGCTGGATGGTGACAGATTGGATGGAGACGGCGTCCCATCTGAGCCTTCATCCCTGAGCCCCTCTTCCTCCGTGCCGGGCTCCTTCCCTTGCTGCCTCTGGATCTCTCTATTGATGGCAACGTCGCTGTATTCCTGGTAGAGGATCGCTGCAAAATCAAAAAGTTGACACACAAAAGTTGTTCCAAGGAAAAAGCTAGCAAGACTTTGTCTCAATGATTTATGGCAAAGAAGAAACCCATTTGGGCAAACGTACAACTCGGTAAAAAACGTGACAGTCGGTTTGAGCAGTGAACAGATGGAAGTGTGCTCACGTCCTCCTCTATGGATTTCTTTCGCATTCTATGAAGAAAAGTGAAATTACATGAGCATATGATGTTATATCTTGACAGATTTTGTGTAGAAAACTTAGCTACTTCTTACCCAAGTTTTGTGCTCCAACGATGTAAAGCCATCCCATTGTCACTGCTGGGCAGTGAAGGTGGCAGTCCGACAGGACTGTGGGGGTCACTATCACTAGAGCCTCCTGAGCTGCGGTGCCTGCAGTTTGACTTATCTATGGATAATAAAAACAAGATGACTTGAGATCTTGAGATGACTGGTAGAGTGTCATTTGCCTCtacatgttatttttttttcctctaaaaGCACAAGCCACTACTTCAAATCAGGTCTGCTGATGTTTGGAATCTGACCAACACTTTCACACTGGCAGCTCCTGCGACGGTGTGGAGAAAAGGCAAACCTGCTGAGAGTTGCATTAGATTGCCACCCTTGCATCTGCAGCTCACTGTACTCATGAGCCAGCTCATCACATAATTGCTAGTGCAGGATCCTCAGCACTTTTTCTGGAAACTGAACTTGAGTTTATCTTATGACTTGCAGTGTTTACCACGTGCTCACTGACTAAGACAAGGTTGATTTTGTTAGCTGTTTTACACAAACATGTTCTTTTTGGTGTATTCCATGAAATTGGAAACTCTGTATTCACTAAAGAAATTGTCACTATCTAGAATACTGACAACTGACAACCATTTTCTGCAACACTGAAGCTGTTTTGTGGTTGTTGCCTTAATAAGTCCTTGTCTGATTGACCTTATCTTAGGATCCACCTGGACTACATCTCAGTTAATGATAGTCCACTCACAGTCAGGGTGCGGGCTGAGGCTGTTGGAGCCCTGTCTGTCCCTTGAGGCCACCCGAGCAGACAGTGACTTCCCAAGCTTCAAGGTGAACGAGTTCTTCCTCTGAGACAGCTGCAGTCTTGATATTAGCTCTGAAGCTGAGAAGCGACGCCGTTCTTGGTCACCTTGACGGCTGCGGGACAAAAAGGTCCCTCCTGAGGGAAGTGATGTTTCTATGCTCCCACTCTCCTCCCCCACTCCTGGTTCTGAGTCCTCTATTATCTGCAGTGGTTCTGCAGGTACATTGAAAATATCTTCCTGACTGAGGCTTGGGAGATCTGCAGCTCCGTCCGTGGATGAAGGAGTTGAAATGGCCTCCAGGGAGGATAATCCACTGAGGTCCTCCTCCAGGAAAGTTGCAAACGGTCCAGGAAAGATGTAGTCCGCCTCGAGAATTGGGCTACTGACTGATTCATCGCTCGGACTGTCAGGAGAATAAACCTGCATCTTTCGCCCTgaggacaagaaaaaaaactttattagaTTAGAGAGAAAACATGTTGAGATTTTGTAAAgcctgatttttttcaatgaactCACGGATAGACTTCTCTTTCAGTGATCCTTGTGAAGTTCTCCTCTGTGGCAGGGAGGAGTCTAGGCCCTGAAAACCCAGATATTCAGGTGAGGACGGGGAACAAGGTAATTGAGATTCCCAGGAGTCTCTGTTTGTGTATAGAGAGGACAGGGGGAGGGACAGAGGGAGGCTGAGAGCTGCGTGGAGAGGACGACAAACGGTCGTGACCGTCCGTGGCTTCTCAGTTTGCTCCTGCAAAGAAGTCCTGACGCCATTTTGACATTCAACGTCATCCTCGGTATGTGTAGGAGAGTTCAAATTTATTTCTTGGTCATTGCCTGCTCTGTGGCAGCCCCTCTGCATGTCATTCAGGTCATTTAGCGTCTGTCTGAAACCATTCAGTGGTAGAGAGCGTGCTGTTCGTTGTGCGTCTGAAGTAATGCTTGGTCTCCGAGAGCCAAAGCCGTTTAATTTTGGAGACGTTGATGGTTGTAGTTCAATAAAAGCCAACGTTTCCTGTTGGCAAACAGCGACGTGTTTGTGATGACATGGGTGCAGGAGAGGCCTGCCCTCCTGGGTCTCACTAGCAGCCTGGGACTCTGCTGAGCCTGGGATCCACATGCTGGGCCTTTCTCTTTGGCAGTGAAAAGCGTGAAGGTGGGGTTGGAAATTAAGAAAATGTGAGAATCCATACCCAGGGAGCATGGCTCAACAGGCACATGGGAGCTGGAACCACAGACAGGGAAAAAAATGATTATTAACACTTAATTgacataaaaaatgttttacagGATAATGATATATTAAAGTGTACTGGTGCCTTTAATAGATATTGCAAAgcaaaaaacaagaatattttAAGACAATAAACCTGAACCTTGATCTTAGTATTTTCCCtcaatgtcttttttaaaattattttttacaAAAGACCATAATGTCATACTGTTCTGAAGTAAATActataaaacaaaactgagaaaaTCCACATGGAAAACTATTTATTGTTGTGGGCTGGATTTACTTGCAGAGACATGTGGAACCTCTGTTCTGAAGACGTTGGGATGTTGTGTAAAATCCAATAAAAAACAGAATGTAACGACTTGCAGATAAAAAGTACCCTATTTCTAATTTAACAGAACAGACAACACTCAAAATGCTGAAAGTTAGAAATCTTCTTGTTTGTGTCGGTTTTATCTAAAATGAGCTCAGGCCCAGAGAAAGTGGTGCCGTTGGTGAATCTTGcttacaaacatttattttatgttgTAAAGTTCTGACTTGACTTTGTGGATGCAGTGACAAACTGTGTTCACCGGTAATGATTTTCATTGTGTTCCAGACCACAGAATCCAGTCCAGGTTTTCAGCCTTGTCCCTTGCGTACAGATTCTCTAAATATTACTTTTATGGGAACTCATGGTGACCATATGAGGACATCATTTTTCTAGTTGAAAGACAGCGCTTAGATTTTAAACTTAATATGTCCCATTCATCTCAAGTAACCAAGAGAAATTaaaaatgcaaacaaattcaaaaCGTGGGTCTTAGAGATTACTAATAATATCTACAATATATGATCTTATGTTGTGAAATATGATTCTCAAAACTCTAAATTCTTTTTCTTCACACTCTGTCACAAGGTTGTGAGCCTTTGCCCAACGTTCCTTCTGAAAGCCTTTTGGATGCTCTTTAATCCAAAAATGCTACCGACCTGTTGCCAGTTAACCTAATTCTTCTGAGACGTTTAAACATATATGTGACATATTCTTTTTCTATTTACATTGTACATAACATCTCAGCTTTTTTTGAGAAAACAGGGTAGTATCTGAGTGGATCAAACTGGAAGAACAGGTTTTTATATCACTTGTTATGTTTGAAGTGTGACTGCTAATCTATGAATAATATGTGGGTCCTGGTCTTGTTTTGTGACCTTTAAAATAAGGATATTAGGACTGGGTAATGCTGCCAAATAAGTGTACTACCAAAAAAAGTTTTGTGATTACAAATGTGGACCAACATGCACTTTAAAACTATTTAGAAAAATGTGTGTATTTCCATATAAATACAACAGAGGAGTACACATGTTCTTCCTCAAGAAACA
This window contains:
- the arhgef19 gene encoding rho guanine nucleotide exchange factor 19 isoform X1, which translates into the protein MLPGYGFSHFLNFQPHLHAFHCQRERPSMWIPGSAESQAASETQEGRPLLHPCHHKHVAVCQQETLAFIELQPSTSPKLNGFGSRRPSITSDAQRTARSLPLNGFRQTLNDLNDMQRGCHRAGNDQEINLNSPTHTEDDVECQNGVRTSLQEQTEKPRTVTTVCRPLHAALSLPLSLPLSSLYTNRDSWESQLPCSPSSPEYLGFQGLDSSLPQRRTSQGSLKEKSIRRKMQVYSPDSPSDESVSSPILEADYIFPGPFATFLEEDLSGLSSLEAISTPSSTDGAADLPSLSQEDIFNVPAEPLQIIEDSEPGVGEESGSIETSLPSGGTFLSRSRQGDQERRRFSASELISRLQLSQRKNSFTLKLGKSLSARVASRDRQGSNSLSPHPDYKSNCRHRSSGGSSDSDPHSPVGLPPSLPSSDNGMALHRWSTKLGMRKKSIEEDVSTLPSVHCSNRLSRFLPSSILYQEYSDVAINREIQRQQGKEPGTEEEGLRDEGSDGTPSPSNLSPSSSFRSSRGSAFALWQDIPDVRSSGRLDNFSNEERKLQEAKFELVTSEASYIRSLTIAVDHFMLSQELAECLGTQDKQWLFSKLPEVKDVSERFLQDLEHRLEEDILHFDVCDIVFDHCPALRRVYLPYVTNQAYQEQTYQRMLHENPRFPGILARLEEDPICQRLPLTSFLILPFQRITRLKMLVENILKRTTPGSRDEDTATKAFNELKKIIKECNSSVQSMKRMEELIHLNKKIHFEGKIFPLISQSRWLVKHGELLEVDTQTMSISGSKLKLPTKPVYLHLFNDCLLLSRRKDTWKFMVFVHAKIGELKVKDLSQKLQGISGFIFHLQLCEGQHLKHQILLKSHTESSKQRWITAMFPSDPLEDIEQASENEDISQVQCIKSYQAQEHDELTLEKADILHAKTITSDGWVEGIRLSDGERGWFPKSYVEEITSRSARLRNLRENIRIKCVTQKLKGED
- the arhgef19 gene encoding rho guanine nucleotide exchange factor 19 isoform X2, whose amino-acid sequence is MLPGYGFSHFLNFQPHLHAFHCQRERPSMWIPGSAESQAASETQEGRPLLHPCHHKHVAVCQQETLAFIELQPSTSPKLNGFGSRRPSITSDAQRTARSLPLNGFRQTLNDLNDMQRGCHRAGNDQEINLNSPTHTEDDVECQNGVRTSLQEQTEKPRTVTTVCRPLHAALSLPLSLPLSSLYTNRDSWESQLPCSPSSPEYLGFQGLDSSLPQRRTSQGSLKEKSIRRKMQVYSPDSPSDESVSSPILEADYIFPGPFATFLEEDLSGLSSLEAISTPSSTDGAADLPSLSQEDIFNVPAEPLQIIEDSEPGVGEESGSIETSLPSGGTFLSRSRQGDQERRRFSASELISRLQLSQRKNSFTLKLGKSLSARVASRDRQGSNSLSPHPDYKSNCRHRSSGGSSDSDPHSPVGLPPSLPSSDNGMALHRWSTKLGMRKKSIEEDVSTLPSVHCSNRLSRFLPSSILYQEYSDVAINREIQRQQGKEPGTEEEGLRDEGSDGTPSPSNLSPSSSFRSSRGSAFALWQDIPDVRSSGRLDNFSNEERKLQEAKFELVTSEASYIRSLTIAVDHFMLSQELAECLGTQDKQWLFSKLPEVKDVSERFLQDLEHRLEEDILHFDVCDIVFDHCPALRRVYLPYVTNQAYQEQTYQRMLHENPRFPGILARLEEDPICQRLPLTSFLILPFQRITRLKMLVENILKRTTPGSRDEDTATKAFNELKKIIKECNSSVQSMKRMEELIHLNKKIHFEGKIFPLISQSRWLVKHGELLEVDTQTMSISGSKLKLPTKPVYLHLFNDCLLLSRRKDTWKFMVFVHAKIGELKVKDLSQKLQGISGFIFHLQLCEGQHLKHQILLKSHTDKQRWITAMFPSDPLEDIEQASENEDISQVQCIKSYQAQEHDELTLEKADILHAKTITSDGWVEGIRLSDGERGWFPKSYVEEITSRSARLRNLRENIRIKCVTQKLKGED